In Solobacterium moorei, a single genomic region encodes these proteins:
- a CDS encoding dihydroorotate dehydrogenase electron transfer subunit, translating to MRIIENTKIALDTYKMILQPTGPESEKLKALVPGQFINIKIEGFYLRRPISIADWNDESLTIIYKVVGKGTKALSQMETGIALDILWPLGNGYNLTWIPNSSILIGGGVGVPPMYGLAKKLAETGKKPRIILGFREKNQVFYDEEFRKLGLEVTVYTEDGSYGEKGFVTNGFDQAEYVCACGPERMLEAIYRKAQDGQYSFEARMACGFGGCMGCSCETLVGNKRICKEGPVLLHKELLWK from the coding sequence GTGAGAATCATTGAGAATACAAAAATAGCGCTGGATACATACAAGATGATATTACAACCAACTGGTCCAGAATCTGAGAAGTTAAAAGCTTTAGTACCAGGTCAGTTTATCAATATCAAAATTGAGGGCTTCTATTTACGAAGACCAATCTCCATCGCAGATTGGAATGATGAAAGTTTAACCATTATCTACAAGGTAGTAGGAAAAGGCACAAAGGCATTAAGCCAAATGGAAACAGGAATTGCATTAGACATTCTTTGGCCTTTGGGAAATGGCTACAACCTAACTTGGATTCCTAATTCATCGATATTGATTGGTGGTGGAGTAGGTGTTCCTCCAATGTATGGCTTAGCGAAAAAATTGGCTGAAACGGGAAAGAAGCCAAGAATCATTCTTGGATTTCGAGAGAAGAATCAAGTTTTCTATGATGAAGAATTTAGAAAACTCGGTTTAGAAGTCACAGTGTATACAGAAGATGGTTCCTATGGAGAAAAGGGCTTTGTGACAAATGGGTTTGATCAAGCAGAGTATGTTTGTGCCTGTGGACCTGAACGTATGTTAGAAGCGATTTATCGTAAAGCGCAGGATGGTCAATATAGCTTTGAAGCACGCATGGCATGTGGCTTTGGAGGCTGTATGGGTTGTTCATGCGAAACACTTGTAGGAAATAAGCGTATCTGTAAAGAAGGACCAGTTCTTTTACATAAGGAGTTGTTATGGAAGTAA
- a CDS encoding dihydroorotase has translation MKTILRNATVFTRKGFEKMDIAISGDRLLVPFDVSDIVQSDDVVFDFNNKYILPGFVDVHVHFREPGFSYKETIGTGSMAAAHGGFTTVFTMPNLNPPPCDYASLKQQLDIIEKDAVIKVVPFGAITENQKGRGMLSKMDEMADHVAGFSDDGVGVQADFTMEDAMVKVASLGKIISAHCEDESLNTIPYTGTTSASESVQAARDIELSAKTGCKYHICHVSAKETLDAVRKGKARGIDVTCETGPHYIAFNADTIKHEGNFRMNPPIKSPEDQKAILEAIVDGTIDMIATDHAPHSLEEKSKGFDKSSFGVVGLETSFAVSYTELVKKNVISFERLVELMSVNPRKRFGLDGGYIENGEIADICVVDTDVSWQVNPEEFFTKGRSTPFEGMHLTGKVIATFVDGKLVYQDEKER, from the coding sequence ATGAAAACAATCTTAAGAAACGCAACAGTCTTTACGCGAAAGGGTTTTGAGAAGATGGATATCGCTATCTCTGGTGATAGACTTCTTGTCCCATTTGATGTTTCAGACATTGTTCAAAGTGACGACGTTGTTTTTGATTTCAACAATAAATATATTTTACCGGGTTTCGTTGATGTACATGTACATTTCCGTGAGCCCGGTTTTTCTTATAAAGAAACGATCGGCACAGGTTCAATGGCGGCTGCACATGGAGGATTCACAACAGTATTTACGATGCCTAACTTAAATCCGCCTCCTTGTGATTATGCAAGTCTCAAACAACAGCTCGATATCATTGAAAAAGATGCAGTAATCAAAGTAGTGCCTTTTGGTGCTATCACAGAAAATCAAAAAGGTCGTGGTATGTTATCCAAAATGGATGAGATGGCTGACCATGTAGCAGGTTTCTCTGATGATGGTGTTGGTGTACAAGCAGACTTTACGATGGAAGATGCGATGGTGAAAGTCGCAAGCTTAGGCAAGATCATCTCTGCCCATTGTGAAGATGAAAGTCTCAATACAATTCCATACACTGGTACAACTTCCGCAAGTGAAAGCGTACAAGCCGCAAGAGATATCGAACTATCCGCTAAAACCGGTTGTAAATATCATATTTGTCATGTCTCCGCGAAGGAAACTTTAGATGCGGTAAGAAAAGGAAAGGCAAGAGGAATCGATGTAACTTGCGAAACGGGACCACATTATATTGCCTTTAATGCCGATACAATCAAGCATGAAGGAAACTTCAGAATGAATCCTCCAATCAAGTCTCCAGAGGATCAAAAAGCAATCCTAGAAGCTATCGTCGATGGCACTATCGATATGATTGCGACAGACCATGCACCACATAGCTTAGAAGAAAAGTCGAAAGGCTTTGATAAGTCATCCTTTGGAGTTGTGGGACTAGAAACATCCTTTGCGGTATCTTATACAGAACTTGTAAAGAAGAATGTGATTTCCTTTGAACGACTCGTTGAACTGATGAGTGTCAATCCTAGAAAACGATTTGGTTTAGATGGTGGATATATCGAAAATGGAGAAATCGCAGATATCTGTGTTGTTGATACAGATGTTAGTTGGCAAGTCAATCCAGAAGAATTCTTTACCAAAGGAAGATCGACGCCGTTTGAGGGTATGCATCTTACAGGAAAAGTCATCGCTACATTCGTAGATGGAAAACTCGTCTATCAAGACGAGAAAGAAAGATAA